AACAGAGTCTTCTATATCGTCATATTTAACGACCCTATCTGGTGGCAATTGTATAATCTCTTGCATAAAACCATCGAAACCACTCGAAAGAAAACGCGTGTCTTTCATATAGTTTTCATAAAAATATTCATCACTTGCTTTCGGAGGCTGATTTGGAATCATCACTACCTTTTGGCCCACAGGAAAAGTATTCGTTGGGTCAGAAACTACAACACCACAAGATTCATGAATTAATGCCATAGGAAGTTTTTTTGCTAAAATTTTAGGATCTCGTTTTCCTTGGAAATAACGCTGATCTGCATGACACAAAGCCATATACAATGGCTTTATCAAGACCTTATTATTCTCATTAATTGAAATATCTTCATATTTAATAGTAATATTTTTAGGTCTCACAAGTTGAAACACTTGATTAAGCATTTACACCTCCTCTAGCATGCTTCGAGCAATTTTGAGATCAGTAACTGTAGTAATTTTAATATTAGAATATTCACCTTTTGCTAATGCAACATTTTTACTATTAATTACAAAAATCTTACAAGCGTCTGTCAAAATTTCTTTTTGCTCTTCAGATAATGCATAATATAGCTCCAAGAATTCTTGCATTCTAAAAGTTTGTGGTGTTTGGCCTTGATAAAGATATTTGCGCTCAGGAATATCTGTAATAATAGTGTTATTTTGACTTTCTACAATTGTGTCTGTTGCTTCAACGACTGTATCAGCAGCATCATTATTAGCTAAAAGTTCAATATTATCTTTAATAGTTCTAACCGTTACAAATGGACGTACAGAATCATGAGTGACAATAATGTCATCCTTTGTAATTGGTTTAATAGAATCAATTTTTTTGATAATATTTTCAATAGTCGTATTTCTATCATGACCACCTTCAGTAATAATAATTCTATCAAGATACTGACTTAAGTGCTTATCTAATAAATCTTCTGTATAAGTAACCCAATCAGGGTGAATACCTAATACAATTTTATCAAAATCTGGTACTAGCAAAAATTTTTCAATAGTATGAATCAAAATCGGCTTTGAGCCTAGCTCTAAAAATTGTTTTGGCATATCAGTAATGCCCATACGAGTGCCTTTACCACCCGCTAAAATACCTGCGTAGATCATAATTAACCTCAATATTAATTATTTACTTTTATAAAAAAGTATAGAGTATGATAGTCCACAAACAAACAAGAATAGTGGTGTAGTGTCAATAATTGTACTAAATAACAAGCCTAACCAAAGTAAAATAAGAAATTTAATATAAGATACTGTTTTTTTACATAATAATAATAGAGATGGTAGAAAGCATAATAAAAATAATACTACGCCACCCTGTACTAAAATACTAAAAATCCCATTGCTATATCCTACATTAGGTCTAAATACCATATTCA
This portion of the [Pasteurella] aerogenes genome encodes:
- the ispD_1 gene encoding 2-C-methyl-D-erythritol 4-phosphate cytidylyltransferase — translated: MIYAGILAGGKGTRMGITDMPKQFLELGSKPILIHTIEKFLLVPDFDKIVLGIHPDWVTYTEDLLDKHLSQYLDRIIITEGGHDRNTTIENIIKKIDSIKPITKDDIIVTHDSVRPFVTVRTIKDNIELLANNDAADTVVEATDTIVESQNNTIITDIPERKYLYQGQTPQTFRMQEFLELYYALSEEQKEILTDACKIFVINSKNVALAKGEYSNIKITTVTDLKIARSMLEEV